From Mauremys mutica isolate MM-2020 ecotype Southern chromosome 23, ASM2049712v1, whole genome shotgun sequence, a single genomic window includes:
- the LOC123355581 gene encoding uncharacterized protein LOC123355581, which yields MAGLLRMFRKKALKVAPEPEGSSCHLPQEQSGPSVPAGGEGAPGRTRRWKFPAFWKRKPAPGAGAEVGEALARPKWSWSRMRLGRQDPAQERNRAGWLRGLLCGQQRPQEPSPDFHQEASPSPVSGDLPAFPGQEVEDPSPSPSSSARSPWDSSSACDSDSSSADGRFCFVQGSARASEDEQEQEEEEEEEEWVDVVTEEAALKNIREQLQGREKDEAQQLVFLHAIHPACLAAQQRGQDTLEPRCCKAAVVERIVELIEELPDDSPPGAVLANCLIAVANLSTMTPALEPELETHLLRATLHAVFTLDTRTDTTQVQDLHRVMPDLLDAMLGNLLAKSPDTIKLHYILEHINYWMVSRVSRERARAIRSSATLLTSIITLPDFDNSAEFPEMGHHVAQLALSIGDPDKDISRQAREGIFRLYQLLLHQRDLTIHEAEELWLRDWHQDSRLLGYKNTARVGEVRPLCQGMAQLGHLTSVWFQVFGKLFSEGQRRFFLRTAVLAMHNPRLRVSQAGLLLTYSLLGQAQQLLGDKQEEVTYKVTQQLHIIHNLHQVPEAVQELCLRGHQLLPLPVNEECSQTEWSPSEWESERPPTRPLEGEAYIAPPPSPSGPGRGRKYKRLCTVGGDPARQEDAQPVLQRP from the exons ATGGCCGGGCtcctgaggatgttcaggaagaaggctctgaaggtggccccagagcctgaggggagcagctgccatcttccccaggagcagagcggcccctctgtccccgctgGCGGGGAAGGAGCTCCCGGCCGGACCAGGAGGTGGAAGTTCCCAGCCTTCTGGAAGAGGAAACCTGCTCCCGGCGCAGGCGCCGAGGTGGGAGAGGCACTGGCCAGGCCAAAATGGAGCTGGTCCAGGAtgcggctgggcaggcaggacccagcccaggagcGCAACCGGGCAGGGTGGCTCCGGGGCTTGTTATGTGGGCAGCagcggccccaggagcccagccccgaTTTCCATCAGGAGGCATCGCCCAGCCCGGTCAGTGGGGACCTTCCAGCcttcccagggcaggaggtggaggatccctctcccagccccagcagctcggcccgctccccatgggacagcagcagcgcctgCGACTCGGACAGCAGCTCGGCCGACGGACGCTTCTGCTTCGTTCaag ggTCCGCCAGGGCCTCTGAGGAcgagcaggagcaggaggaggaggaggaggaggaggaatgggtcGACGTGGTAACAGAGGAGGCTGCTCTCAAAAACATCCGAGAGCAGCTCCAGGGCCGAGAAAAG GACGAGGCGCAGCAGCTCGTGTTCCTGCACGCCATCCACCCCGCGTGTCTCGCTGCACAGCAGAGAGGGCAGGACACATTGGAGCCGCGCTGCTGCAAGGCAGCTGTGGTGGAGAGGATTGTG GAGCTCATTGAGGAGCTTCCTGATGACTCTCCACCCGGCGCCGTCCTGGCCAACTGCCTGATCGCTGTGGCCAACCTCAG cacCATGACACCTGCCTTGGAGCCGGAGCTGGAGACCCACCTCCTCCGAGCTACCCTGCATGCCGTTTTCACCCTGGACACGCGGACGGACACCACCCAAGTCCAG GATCTGCATAGGGTCATGCCAGACCTCCTGGACGCCATGCTGGGgaacctgctggcaaagtccccAGATACCATCAAGCTCCACTACATCTTGGAG cacATTAACTACTGGATGGTGTCCAGGGTGTCGCgcgagagagccagggccattagGAGCAGCGCGACCCTGCTCACCTCCATCATCACCCTCCCTGACTTCGAC AACTCAGCCGAATTCCCCGAGATGGGTCACCAtgtggcacagctggctctgtccATCGGTGACCCAGACAAGGACATCAGccggcaggccagggaggggatTTTCCGGCTCTACCAACTGTTGCTGCACCAGAGGG acctgaccATCCACGAGGCCGAAGAGCTGTGGCTCCGGGACTGGCACCAGGACAGCAGGCTCCTCGGCTATAAAAACACAGCCAGGGTCGGTGAGGTAAGGCCGCTGTGCCAGGGCATGGCACAGCTCGGGCA CCTCACGTCCGTTTGGTTTCAGGTCTTTGGAAAGTTATTCTCGGAGGGGCAGAGACGCTTCTTCCTGCGTACGGCAGTGCTGGCCATGCACAACCCCCGGCTGCgtgtcagccaggctgggctgctcctcaCTTACTCCCTCCTGGGGCAAgcccagcagctgctgggggacAAG CAGGAGGAGGTCACCTATAAGGTGACGCAACAACTGCACATCATCCACAACTTGCACCAAGTGCCTGAGGCGGTGCAGGAGCTCTGCCTCCGAGGCCACCAGCTACTCCCGCTCCCTGTAAACGAGGAGTGTAGTCAGACTGAGTGGTCTCCCTCCGAGTGGGAGAGCGAGAGACCCCCTACACGCCCCTTGGAGGGTGAAGCCTATAttgccccgcccccctcaccatCAGGACCGGGGCGTGGCCGGAAGTATAAAAGACTCTGCACAGTGGGGGGAGACCCTGCAAGACAGGAGGACGCTCAGCCTGTTCTCCAGAGGCCCTGA